The Chryseolinea soli genome contains a region encoding:
- a CDS encoding DinB family protein, producing MKHLILLPLFSLLAQLSNAQCDFADTFKAQLIEDWKQAKVLTVEYLQIMPADKYSFKAESSIRSFAQQMLHLAQVNVAMASLGTGAPRPFPRSRRLEKSPGAQAKDSVLYFVNVSYDYVIHALETMDASKLEEKVKERDKEETRFAWLLKAFTHQTHHRGQTAIYIRLAGIKPPNWVE from the coding sequence ATGAAGCACCTCATTTTACTCCCGCTATTTTCTCTACTGGCGCAGTTATCAAATGCACAGTGCGATTTTGCCGACACATTCAAAGCCCAACTGATCGAAGACTGGAAGCAAGCCAAGGTGCTTACCGTTGAGTACCTGCAGATCATGCCGGCTGACAAATATAGTTTCAAGGCGGAGAGTAGCATACGCAGCTTTGCTCAGCAGATGTTGCACCTGGCGCAGGTCAATGTCGCGATGGCGTCCCTCGGTACAGGTGCCCCGCGACCCTTCCCAAGATCGAGACGTTTGGAGAAAAGCCCGGGAGCCCAGGCAAAGGATTCGGTTTTGTATTTTGTAAACGTCAGTTATGACTATGTCATCCATGCCCTAGAAACGATGGATGCGTCGAAACTGGAAGAGAAAGTAAAAGAGCGCGACAAGGAAGAAACAAGGTTTGCCTGGTTGTTGAAAGCTTTCACGCACCAAACGCATCACCGCGGACAGACGGCGATTTATATTCGCCTTGCCGGAATAAAACCACCCAACTGGGTTGAATAG
- a CDS encoding outer membrane beta-barrel protein, with the protein MKAILFCTALTTMFFQHGYAQLKRGSFVTGATVYPLVRHWTDGTVEVKSYQVNVTPGVSYFVKDKLAVGLVAPWTYVHHKHPDRSMSMETYAVGPAVRYYFPFGHWAVFPMASHTYGRQTRKYIDTFSTTSTLKGNIRTFAAGLGITYFITRHVGVEAMLGYEKMKVTWKDGADVPYDKSNITLNAGVQVYFSKK; encoded by the coding sequence ATGAAAGCCATTCTGTTTTGTACTGCCCTCACCACGATGTTCTTTCAACACGGCTACGCACAGCTTAAGCGCGGAAGTTTTGTGACCGGTGCGACAGTCTATCCCCTTGTACGCCATTGGACCGACGGCACCGTAGAAGTAAAAAGCTACCAGGTCAACGTTACTCCCGGTGTTTCTTATTTTGTGAAGGACAAACTGGCCGTGGGTCTGGTGGCGCCGTGGACGTATGTGCACCATAAACATCCGGATCGTTCCATGTCGATGGAAACATACGCGGTCGGGCCGGCCGTGCGCTACTATTTTCCTTTTGGCCATTGGGCTGTTTTTCCCATGGCCAGTCATACCTATGGCCGGCAGACGCGGAAATATATCGATACATTCAGTACGACCAGCACCTTGAAAGGAAACATCAGAACCTTCGCGGCGGGCTTGGGCATCACCTATTTCATAACCCGGCATGTGGGCGTGGAAGCTATGTTGGGCTATGAGAAGATGAAGGTGACCTGGAAAGATGGAGCAGACGTTCCATACGATAAATCGAACATTACATTGAACGCTGGGGTGCAGGTGTATTTTTCTAAGAAGTAA
- a CDS encoding T9SS type A sorting domain-containing protein, with protein MKTRKLSPIIVILVAAWLQMCFTTTVNGQVWKQYDGVFAGGIANFARYGDVQFASSHNNGVYKSTDGGATWSVAFPDIQNAALYVTDTALLIGGSAVYSYNDVRKTLVQVGQSLPGAVKDFDQVHGKLFAVSSAGVYQYDAALKVWVAKNNGITDYDTYFTNDLASVDGALFCSMQTYGMYKSIDDGESWTAIYPGSGFFQLLCVKEHNGSLFCAGMYNLFISPDKGVSWTDAIHDLVGASAIISKIEFIDNTLFVASTAGTYKLNDGETSWTKIDDHVYEAFHYDGTNLFASDDRGLYRWNDGGKTFVLSNHGVTTATVNDVILFNNKLYAAADGGLYFRAPGQSEWTLAPELDGKIVMTFEKKGDRLFAGTSRGLYFTSAGAAYWTLADQGINPSYRIWKLDANADAVFAATDGGVFATYDNGDHWKWLDNSDVNDYQMRNLAANDTMLVAVNIRGLYKIRSDSTDWERVDFLYGKDISSVSIVEGEIYATVKDVAVYRSSDYGATWTPLAMDATTGMDLLKRGDHLYRVANTTAFYSPDGRDVWDGASEKNIPEATVLNCIREGDDGFYVGTTGKSIWFRPYLSNTDITSPVYEIGDSLIYDVPANTTLQHFKSNITLGYGTSFQFLKAGHPAGGITETTLVEENDKIKVIAEDALHVRTLRIAEKPVTATENAEHTFVEIYPVPTKGILFVKSPQPIRSCHVSNTVGENVLTPTLQNNTLDVSTLSGGLYFLTIVDQTNRKQMLRFVKD; from the coding sequence ATGAAGACGCGCAAGCTTTCCCCGATCATCGTGATCTTAGTAGCCGCCTGGCTGCAGATGTGTTTTACAACGACTGTCAACGGCCAGGTTTGGAAACAGTACGACGGCGTGTTTGCAGGCGGTATCGCTAATTTTGCCCGTTATGGCGATGTACAGTTTGCCAGCTCCCACAACAACGGCGTCTATAAATCCACCGACGGCGGCGCAACGTGGTCTGTTGCATTTCCCGACATTCAAAACGCCGCCCTGTATGTCACCGACACGGCGTTGCTCATTGGAGGGAGTGCGGTATACAGCTACAACGATGTCCGGAAAACACTTGTACAAGTGGGCCAGTCGTTGCCGGGTGCTGTGAAGGATTTTGACCAGGTGCATGGAAAGTTGTTTGCGGTATCAAGCGCGGGTGTGTATCAATACGATGCGGCGTTAAAAGTATGGGTTGCAAAAAATAACGGCATTACCGACTACGACACCTATTTTACAAACGATCTGGCCAGCGTCGACGGCGCGTTATTCTGTAGTATGCAGACCTATGGCATGTATAAAAGTATCGATGACGGCGAAAGCTGGACGGCGATCTATCCGGGGTCGGGCTTCTTTCAATTGCTCTGTGTGAAGGAACATAACGGCTCCTTGTTTTGCGCGGGGATGTATAACCTGTTTATCTCCCCCGACAAAGGCGTGTCGTGGACGGACGCCATTCATGACCTGGTGGGCGCCAGTGCGATCATATCGAAGATCGAGTTCATTGACAACACCCTATTTGTTGCCTCCACGGCGGGTACTTATAAACTGAACGACGGCGAGACCTCATGGACCAAGATCGATGATCACGTCTACGAAGCCTTTCACTATGACGGAACGAACCTCTTTGCTTCCGACGACCGTGGCCTCTACCGGTGGAACGACGGCGGGAAAACTTTTGTGCTCTCCAACCACGGCGTTACTACGGCGACCGTGAACGACGTTATACTCTTTAACAACAAACTATATGCTGCTGCGGATGGAGGGCTATACTTCCGCGCGCCAGGCCAAAGTGAGTGGACACTTGCACCGGAGTTGGACGGGAAGATTGTGATGACGTTCGAAAAGAAAGGCGACCGCCTGTTTGCCGGCACATCGCGGGGCCTGTATTTTACATCTGCCGGTGCCGCGTATTGGACCCTGGCCGACCAGGGAATTAATCCTTCCTATCGCATTTGGAAGCTCGACGCCAACGCCGACGCTGTCTTCGCTGCGACCGATGGCGGCGTCTTTGCCACATACGACAACGGCGATCATTGGAAGTGGCTGGACAATTCTGATGTGAACGATTACCAGATGCGCAACCTGGCCGCTAACGACACGATGTTGGTCGCCGTCAATATCAGAGGGCTATATAAGATTCGTTCCGATTCCACGGACTGGGAACGTGTGGATTTTCTTTATGGAAAAGACATTTCCTCGGTCAGCATCGTGGAGGGCGAAATATATGCCACGGTGAAGGACGTGGCGGTTTACCGGTCTTCGGATTATGGCGCGACCTGGACGCCGCTGGCCATGGATGCCACCACCGGAATGGATCTGCTGAAGCGGGGCGATCACCTGTACAGGGTCGCCAACACAACGGCCTTCTATTCACCAGATGGACGCGACGTGTGGGATGGCGCCTCCGAGAAGAATATTCCCGAGGCCACCGTCCTGAACTGTATCCGCGAAGGGGACGACGGTTTCTATGTGGGCACTACGGGCAAAAGCATTTGGTTCCGGCCGTATTTGTCCAACACCGACATCACTTCGCCGGTGTATGAGATCGGCGACAGTCTGATTTACGACGTCCCCGCGAACACCACCCTTCAGCATTTTAAGTCGAACATAACGCTGGGCTACGGCACGTCTTTTCAATTTTTGAAAGCAGGCCATCCGGCAGGAGGGATCACGGAGACGACCCTGGTCGAGGAGAACGACAAGATCAAAGTCATAGCCGAGGATGCCCTGCATGTGAGAACACTACGCATCGCCGAAAAACCGGTGACGGCAACCGAAAACGCGGAGCACACCTTCGTGGAAATTTATCCTGTTCCCACCAAAGGCATTTTGTTTGTGAAGAGTCCCCAGCCTATCCGTTCATGCCACGTATCAAACACGGTTGGAGAAAATGTTCTGACTCCCACGCTCCAAAACAACACCCTCGACGTCTCGACCTTATCCGGGGGACTTTATTTTTTAACCATAGTTGATCAAACGAATAGAAAACAGATGTTGAGATTTGTGAAGGATTGA
- a CDS encoding serine hydrolase domain-containing protein: protein MKPLFLAACLLAIVTSSCAQTTRIPPDVQTRIEQVEESLAGAVLLEGEKKWTIEERMKFYNIKGLSIAVVKDYTLDWAKAYGWADEAEHRKATNETVFQAASISKSLNGVGVLKLAQEGKIDLNADINTYLTRWKFPYDSMSKGKRITVTNLLSHTAGLTVHGFGGYMPGDPLPTIPEILDGKKPANSEAVRSMFEPGLRVEYSGGGTTISQCIVSDVTHLPYDQYMWLNVLQPLGMTYSFYTQPPPSSRKASLATGYTRDGQELQNKFRIHPEQAAAGLWTNPTDLAKYIIETQLSWKGKSAKVLSSANTKLRLTPVLDAAGLGVFVSNRGTDLFFEHGGSNVGFRCVYMGGVESGNGVAIMVNSDNGDILQEIVNSVASVYAWQGNYGGQVKKIVTLQPAQLKALEGYYELEGNKELHLQFTSKNNQLILKQLWDGREVTFDAESELEFFNRQRPFPLKFSKDASGKVSQVLAFERDTWKRVDNYAPAKP, encoded by the coding sequence ATGAAACCCCTCTTTCTCGCCGCATGCCTTTTGGCCATCGTCACATCTTCCTGCGCGCAAACCACCCGGATACCACCGGACGTACAAACCCGCATAGAGCAAGTAGAAGAAAGCCTGGCCGGGGCCGTGTTGCTGGAAGGCGAGAAAAAATGGACGATCGAAGAACGCATGAAGTTCTACAACATCAAAGGCCTGAGCATTGCCGTGGTCAAAGACTATACATTGGACTGGGCAAAAGCCTATGGCTGGGCCGATGAGGCGGAACACCGGAAGGCCACCAACGAAACCGTGTTCCAGGCCGCGTCCATCAGCAAGTCGTTGAATGGCGTGGGTGTATTGAAACTCGCTCAAGAGGGGAAGATCGATCTCAACGCCGACATCAACACCTACCTGACCCGTTGGAAATTTCCCTATGATTCGATGTCGAAAGGAAAACGGATCACCGTCACCAATCTTTTGTCGCACACGGCTGGGCTAACGGTCCACGGCTTTGGCGGCTATATGCCCGGTGACCCGCTGCCGACCATTCCGGAAATTCTCGATGGAAAAAAGCCCGCCAACTCGGAGGCTGTCCGCTCGATGTTCGAGCCCGGTCTGCGCGTGGAGTATTCGGGTGGCGGCACCACCATTTCACAGTGCATCGTCAGCGATGTCACCCATCTTCCCTATGACCAATACATGTGGCTGAATGTGTTGCAACCGCTGGGCATGACCTACAGTTTCTATACACAACCTCCACCCTCCTCGCGCAAAGCATCGCTGGCCACCGGCTACACGCGCGATGGACAGGAACTACAAAACAAATTCCGCATCCACCCCGAGCAAGCCGCCGCCGGCCTGTGGACCAACCCGACCGACCTGGCCAAGTACATTATCGAAACACAACTCTCCTGGAAAGGAAAATCCGCCAAGGTCCTTTCGTCTGCCAACACCAAACTCAGGCTCACCCCCGTGCTGGACGCTGCCGGTCTGGGGGTCTTCGTGAGCAATAGGGGCACCGATCTTTTCTTTGAACACGGCGGCTCCAATGTCGGCTTTCGTTGTGTGTACATGGGCGGCGTGGAGAGCGGCAACGGCGTGGCCATCATGGTGAACTCCGATAACGGCGACATCCTGCAAGAGATCGTCAACAGCGTGGCCAGTGTATATGCGTGGCAAGGCAATTATGGTGGCCAGGTCAAAAAGATCGTCACGCTCCAGCCCGCACAATTGAAAGCACTGGAAGGTTATTACGAATTGGAAGGCAACAAAGAACTGCATCTGCAGTTCACCTCAAAAAACAATCAACTCATTCTGAAGCAGCTTTGGGATGGACGCGAAGTGACGTTCGATGCAGAATCGGAATTGGAGTTTTTTAACCGGCAGCGTCCGTTTCCATTAAAGTTCAGCAAAGATGCTTCCGGAAAGGTGAGCCAGGTGTTGGCGTTTGAGCGGGATACGTGGAAACGGGTGGATAATTATGCCCCGGCAAAACCATGA
- a CDS encoding PQQ-binding-like beta-propeller repeat protein, which produces MLYVNIVGQYMKLDASNDSVYWRAETLYLFGSYRNPMTFNSDYFYHGNYTSMTCYSAVSGLPAWSVSWPAFSDAISYQDPAFNDSLIFFSSPTSVWDHGSLYCKNKKTGAPKWQVPIDSGDVDINFNGIPLVNGDKVITLTRNQNNEKHLTAFSIRNGAWLWSTPVGDGTASKFWLVDDRIYSAYGPEALCFDASNGKLLWETDMNTPVAAWTYNFFDADKLIAVKVLNNTNYKILQIQKSNGAIISTKDLTIPTTYAPQTQMIAPLGCSYDDDNLYLASFNDIDSLDIFSYDMTGMSQKWKKRFANSYFTGEPPILTDKYLVFPINDQYNAHDPAHSNMIFLDHSGKLVKKVPFNSTYVDGFVYKEDGIIYPQPPRF; this is translated from the coding sequence ATGTTATATGTCAACATCGTCGGCCAGTACATGAAGCTTGACGCTTCAAACGATTCCGTCTATTGGAGGGCCGAGACCCTTTATCTTTTTGGTTCCTATCGCAACCCGATGACCTTCAATTCCGACTATTTCTATCATGGCAACTATACGAGCATGACCTGCTACAGCGCAGTCTCGGGTTTACCGGCATGGTCGGTCTCCTGGCCTGCGTTCAGTGATGCGATCTCGTACCAGGATCCCGCTTTTAATGACAGCCTCATATTCTTCTCATCGCCCACCAGTGTGTGGGATCACGGCTCCCTCTATTGCAAAAACAAAAAAACCGGAGCTCCCAAATGGCAAGTGCCGATCGACTCCGGCGATGTGGACATCAACTTCAATGGCATCCCCTTGGTGAATGGTGATAAAGTGATCACCCTGACCCGCAATCAAAATAACGAGAAACACCTCACCGCCTTTTCGATCCGGAATGGCGCATGGCTGTGGTCAACCCCGGTCGGCGATGGAACAGCATCCAAATTTTGGCTCGTGGATGACCGGATCTATTCCGCCTATGGTCCGGAGGCCCTTTGCTTTGATGCCTCTAACGGCAAGTTGCTTTGGGAAACCGATATGAATACACCCGTTGCCGCATGGACCTATAATTTTTTCGACGCCGACAAGCTGATCGCCGTAAAGGTGTTGAACAACACCAACTATAAGATCTTGCAAATCCAGAAAAGCAACGGCGCCATCATCAGCACGAAGGACCTTACCATTCCCACCACGTATGCTCCGCAAACCCAGATGATTGCTCCACTGGGCTGTTCTTATGACGACGACAATCTCTATCTTGCGAGTTTCAACGACATCGACAGTCTCGACATCTTCTCCTATGACATGACGGGCATGTCGCAAAAATGGAAGAAGCGGTTTGCCAATAGTTATTTCACCGGTGAGCCGCCTATTCTCACGGATAAGTACCTCGTCTTTCCCATTAACGATCAATATAACGCACACGATCCGGCCCACTCCAACATGATCTTTCTTGATCATTCCGGAAAATTGGTAAAAAAGGTTCCGTTCAATTCCACTTATGTGGATGGGTTTGTCTACAAAGAAGACGGAATCATCTACCCGCAGCCCCCGCGCTTTTAG
- a CDS encoding DUF6576 domain-containing protein yields MSIFGILILIGIGAYLYKIYFSNNSYETKDERYNAARNKRQQELDRLLDKIANQGMDSLSEQERRRLDELSGNR; encoded by the coding sequence ATGAGCATTTTCGGCATCCTCATTTTGATCGGTATCGGGGCATACCTCTACAAAATTTATTTCAGCAACAATTCCTACGAAACGAAAGACGAGCGCTACAATGCGGCGCGTAATAAGCGACAACAAGAATTGGATCGCTTGCTCGACAAAATTGCCAATCAAGGCATGGACAGCCTTAGCGAACAGGAGCGCCGTCGCCTGGACGAGCTTTCGGGGAACCGGTGA